In one Plasmodium falciparum 3D7 genome assembly, chromosome: 14 genomic region, the following are encoded:
- a CDS encoding WD and tetratricopeptide repeats protein 1, putative: protein MKYNSHQNDNVYNDIIKLKYNKNYSNYIHQNVQSNKFFISRLKNTMTLNGHTSFVNRLKWNDDNHLLASCGSDRKVLIWNINSYNYKPKPKCIVNTNHVSSIFGVSFIDNDFVITGAMDKQVHVYNIHDDSYKVIHNCHLKTVRHIATIPKENKNIFWSSSDDGTVRQYDTREKHICVSPNCRNVIINLNRIGDQYYTQRNPEERLYHRMKFQSHYTKNTYELIRAMNEQKFCNVNVPIQARCIAVNPIFNNYIGVCSNDMLSRVYDRRMLGKFSLNEKMTLRSCIPSDTYYPKHLWNYIDEESDFRINYHLFYSTDLCWSNNGKYLGVTYNTEHVYLYDFLNKEEERSLNYNIIDNDTKFDYNKSFDILFPPYDNKDVYMYWNNKKNDRNRMKEYFDYNNNMSLIQDIEKSAILAYDNKEYYKAEYLYNNCLNLSRNKNIRKILYCNLAMVLIQRKARNDGYLAEQYALEALKLDPNYYKAVYRRIQANIINNRLINAYRITLSACSHFKGVVEFIYLRKKIRRTLYHIYKDKIYSYWRNQNNDTEDSKQPYYYSTIKKQTSKVQQKDEKERIQDNCSEFLDISDNTAYSYDSIRTDDSDFTDDPYGSDYLYCSDKTRKMSTLGEKEIKQREKNLNMESKNVESVYIDSVNVESVYIDSVNVESVNMDSLNVENANMDSINVESVYIDSVNVDRVNLINDKRKYSNPQNSDHVNIENDRSETTFKEIKEDNDLGKKKEETNKYNENYKINKKNIEKNDTCNNNNDNNNDNNYDNVLMISKMKKIKDKKKKERELKKALSLKRRKKYTNIIDIIASEELYSLPNSYPFFLIYYVSFCYRNSINAWNGWPSFNDLYKTYNICEKILKEKKRKDKKGKNNKSIKRINCNYEYILKHKEAQNISYFNKKDKKNILKNNYSNKFIKNNMLKDSSKRKKIHKSSQSDIYEEDKTIKKNKKKFHLNNSDDHNIEHIYGHIDETDILDNTNIYDDDNNNNTNDITKYNKKGKNKISHTQKKKNTNTNTHIQFNENKEKEIKTSNNILKVNERNKDIYEDVKSDEPKGRYAWLEEKCFTGKKKRKYGKKQNTTNIKRNAYLKKRRKRKNLTDDDNYNDDNYNDDNYNDGDKDNDGDKDNNNDNNNNNNQNNYYLHYGFISDLYNRTHSHDNDKERNRKENLKKEINYILEELTKKNSPKNLVRINIYHEAYHTVTMNQVYGYNESSFDMNDVSLNVSVNNERNSVINEETYENNGNYEYADTSIYNESNVYIMNSWDNMNYSENFVSTNISDNTLSIGHYSNTDVTNITDNVNSNNDDTNDNNNDDTNDNNNDDNNDDNNDDTNDNNNDNNNDNNNDNNNDNNNDNNNDNNNDNNNDNNNDNNNDNNNDNNNYQNNYQNNDNNQNVEENKIIGKVESVSQELYNNYKIDDIQFGNYIDTLLVDNNYKINNNMLASCYGTSIRSNNTSNLGINMNQNTPYDDSSIIVDSPITKNYYLYINNFYDFVYNYNNNNIIRKNINHSNNNNNNNMYRLQMNTTTYHNSSSYYSDISDWNNNQIPKNKLHKKGYKYYSNDCKVCSKKYNKVKEQKENKRKKKKVKKEEERKFSDNEKKNFSDEEKQWNDVKKKMSSYYKNENDMRYYEKYRTGKKKKQQNKDCFYKKDKTNSDGDNSSNDKIGDDVNHNIMGFFEKSSGRNEDILNIKKKKKKEKKKKDSNKKSDTLEYSKMNIENYNLKRNIKKKEEESHDMSGIYKRYFDKSTNNISQHKEYIIHDSDNLVYKINVEDIDKNNMNKIIASNEKYLLNNGEIANFKFDPYSNIMETDESNSSNLSNVSYKSSSSYEHQFYDSFYNNIQYEDRKKHSNIYVFKERKKIKNYVEKIQDPLWVPKGTCKRFLGHSNTAWEMKELAFWNDDVILAASDNGEVYFWSIKDGKLLNVIRSQARHVNCVQVHPQGTCLATSGLENYIKIWKPHDTVEFVFDKSVEQRLSENQKHIESSYMGYYNFINFSPVLQKANDYMNYFDSISDNSVQ, encoded by the exons atgaaatataattcaCACCAAAATGATAATGTATacaatgatataataaaattaaaatataataaaaactatTCTAATTATATCCACCAAAATGTTCAGTCtaataaatttttcataAGTAGACTGAAAAATACTATGACCTTAAATG GTCATACATCATTTGTTAATAGACTCAAATGGAATGATGATAATCATTTATTGGCCTCATGTGGAAGTGATAGAAAAGTTTTAATATGGaatataaattcatataaCTATAAACCTAAGCCAAAATGTATAGTGAACACTAATCATGTAAGTAGCATTTTTGGAGTCTCATTTATTGATAATGATTTTGTTATAACAGGTGCTATGGATAAACAAGTTcatgtttataatattcacGATGATTCATATaa gGTCATTCATAATTGTCATTTAAAAACGGTAAGACATATTGCTACAATTccaaaggaaaataaaaatatattttggtCTAGTTCAGACGATG gTACTGTAAGACAATATGACACAAGAGAGAAGCATATATGTGTATCTCCAAATTGCCGAAAT gttataataaatttgaaTAGAATTGGAGACCAATATTATACCCAAAGAAATCCTGAAGAAAGGTTATACCATAGAATGAAATTTCAAAGTCATTACACGAAAAATACATATGAACTCATAAGAGCGATGAATGAACAAAAGTTTTGTAATGTGAATGTTCCCATACAA gcTAGATGTATAGCTGTAAATCCAATTTTTAACAACTACATTGGAGTATGCTCTAACGATATGCTATCGAGAGTTTATGACAGACGAATGTTAGGGAAGTTCTCATTAAACGAAAAAATGACTTTAAGGAGTTGTATTCCTTCAGATACATATTATCCAAAACATCTATGGAATTATATTGATGAAGAAAGCGATTTTAGGATAAattatcatcttttttaTAGTACAGATTTATGTTGGTCTAATAATGGTAAATATTTAGGTGTGACATATAATACAGaacatgtatatttatatgattttttaaataaagaagaagaaagaagTTTAAATTATAACATTATAGATAATGATACTAAATTCGACTATAACAAAagttttgatatattatttccaccatatgataataaggatgtatatatgtattggaataataaaaaaaatgatagaaATAGGATGAAAGAGTAttttgattataataataatatgtcatTAATACAAGATATTGAAAAATCAGCTATATTAgcttatgataataaagaatattataaagcagaatatttatataacaattgTTTAAATTTGtcaagaaataaaaatattagaaaaattttatattgtaaTTTAGCTATGGTTTTAATACAAAGAAAAGCAAGAAATGATGGTTATTTAGCTGAACAGTATGCATTAGAAGCTTTAAAATTAGATCCAAATTATTACAAAGCTGTATATAGAAGAATTCAagcaaatattattaataatagatTAATAAATGCTTACAGAATTACATTATCAGCTTGTTCACATTTTAAAGGTGTTGTCGAATTTATTTacttaagaaaaaaaataagaagaacattgtatcatatttataaggataaaatatattcctaTTGGAgaaatcaaaataatgacACTGAAGATTCTAAGCaaccatattattattctacgataaaaaaacaaactaGTAAAGTTCAACAAAAAGacgaaaaagaaagaatCCAAGATAATTGTTCTGAATTCTTAGATATAAGTGACAATACTGCTTATAGTTATGATAGTATACGTACTGATGATAGTGATTTTACGGATGACCCTTATGGAAGCGATTACCTATATTGTTCAGATAAAACTAGAAAGATGAGTACTTTAGgagaaaaggaaataaaacaAAGAGAGAAAAATTTGAACATGGAAAGTAAAAATGTGGAGAGTGTATATATAGACAGCGTAAATGTGGAGAGTGTATATATAGACAGCGTAAATGTGGAGAGTGTAAATATGGATAGCCTAAATGTGGAGAATGCAAATATGGATAGCATAAATGTGGAGAGTGTATATATAGACAGCGTAAATGTGGATCGTGTAAATctaataaatgataaaagaaaatatagtAATCCCCAAAATAGTGACCATGTAAATATTGAGAATGATAGAAGTGAAACCAcatttaaagaaataaaagaagataatgatttaggaaaaaaaaaagaagagacCAATAAGTATAATGAAAACTATAAGAtcaataaaaagaatatagaaaaaaatgacacttgtaataataataatgataataataatgataataattatgataatgtaCTGATGATaagtaaaatgaaaaaaataaaagataagaaaaaaaaagaaagggaattaaaaaaagcattatctttaaaaagaagaaaaaaatatacaaatataattgaTATTATTGCTTCAGAAGAATTATATAGTCTTCCAAATTCTTAtccttttttcttaatatattatgtaagtTTCTGTTATAGAAATTCTATAAACGCATGGAATGGATGGCCATCTtttaatgatttatataaaaccTATAATATATGCGAGAAAAtattgaaagaaaaaaaaagaaaagataagaaaggaaaaaataacaaaagtattaaaagaattaattgtaactatgaatatattttaaaacacAAAGAAGCCcaaaatatatcttattttaataaaaaagataaaaagaacatattaaaaaataattactcAAACAAGTTTATTAAGAATAATATGTTAAAGGATAGTtccaaaagaaaaaaaattcataaatCATCTCAATCggatatatatgaagaagataaaacaattaaaaaaaataaaaaaaaatttcatttGAACAATAGTGATGATCATAATATAGAACATATTTATGGACATATAGATGAAACAGATATTCTGGATAAcactaatatatatgatgatgataataataataatacgaatgatataacaaaatataataaaaagggaaaaaacaaaatatcacacacacaaaaaaaaaaaaatactaatACAAACACACACATACAATTTAACGAGAAcaaagaaaaggaaataaagacatcaaataatatattgaaagttaatgaaagaaataaagatatatatgaagatgTAAAAAGCGATGAACCAAAGGGAAGATATGCATGGCTAGAAGAAAAATGTTTTacagggaaaaaaaaaagaaaatatgggAAGAAACAAAACACAacgaatataaaaagaaatgcatatttaaaaaaaagaagaaagagaaaaaatttaacagatgatgataattataatgatgataattataatgatgataattataatgatggtGACAAAGATAATGATGGTGacaaagataataataatgataataataataataataatcaaaataattattatcttcattatgGTTTTATATCTGATTTATACAATAGAACTCATTCTCATGACAATGATAAAGAAAGGAacagaaaagaaaatttaaaaaaggaaattaattatattttagaagaattaactaaaaaaaattctCCCAAAAACTTAGtcagaataaatatataccacGAAGCTTATCACACTGTAACAATGAATCAAGTTTACGGATACAATGAAAGTTCTTTTGACATGAACGATGTATCTTTGAATGTTTCTGTAAACAACGAGAGGAATAGTGTAATTAATGAGGAAACATATGAGAATAATGGAAATTATGAATATGCGGATACAAGTATATATAACGAAAgcaatgtatatattatgaatagttgggataatatgaattattcAGAAAATTTTGTCAGTACAAATATTTCAGATAATACCTTGAGTATAGGCCATTATAGCAATACGGATGTTACTAACATTACAGATAATGTTAACagtaataatgatgatactaatgataataataatgatgatactaatgataataataatgatgataataatgatgataataatgatgatactaatgataataataatgataataataatgataataataatgataataataatgataataataatgataataataatgataataataatgataataataatgataataataatgataataataatgataataataatgataataataattatcaaaataattatcaaaataatgataataaccAAAATGTggaggaaaataaaataattggAAAAGTGGAATCTGTGTCTCAGgaattatataacaattatAAAATCGATGATATTCAATTTGGTAATTACATAGATACATTATTAGTAgacaataattataaaattaataataatatgttagcTTCCTGTTATGGAACTTCTATTAGAAGTAACAATACATCTAATTTAGgaataaatatgaatcaAAATACACCATATGATGATAGTTCTATTATAGTGGATAGTCCAATcactaaaaattattatctatacattaataatttttatgattttgtttataattataataataataatatcattagAAAGAATATTAACCATtccaataataataataataataatatgtacagATTACAAATGAACACAACAACTTACCACAATTCATCAAGCTACTATAGTGATATATCTGATTGGAATAATAATCAGATACCTAAAAATAAACTACACAAAAAGgggtataaatattattctaATGACTGCAAGGTATgcagtaaaaaatataataaagtgaaagaacaaaaagaaaataaaagaaaaaaaaaaaaagtaaaaaaagaagaagaaagaaaatttagtgataatgaaaaaaaaaattttagtGATGAAGAAAAACAATGGAatgatgtaaaaaaaaaaatgtcttcgtattataaaaatgaaaatgatatgAGATATTATGAAAAGTATAGGacgggaaaaaaaaagaaacaacaaaataaagactgtttttataaaaaggataaaacTAATAGTGATGGtgataatagtagtaatgatAAAATAGGGGATGATGtaaatcataatattatggGATTCTTTGAAAAATCCTCTGGTAGGAATGAAgacattttaaatataaagaagaagaagaagaaggaaaaaaaaaaaaaggattcaaataaaaaatcagATACTCTAGAATATTCTAAAATgaatatagaaaattataatttaaaaagaaatataaagaagaaagaagaagaaagtcATGATATGTcaggtatatataaaagatattttGACAAATCtactaataatatttctcaacataaagaatatataatacatgatTCAGATAATCTAGTATATAAAATCAATGTAGAAgatatagataaaaataatatgaataaaataatagcttctaatgaaaaatatttattaaataatggaGAAATTGCAAATTTTAAATTTGACCCTTATTCAAATATTATGGAGACTGATGAATCAAATAGTAGTAACTTATCTAACGTAAGCTATAAATCGAGTTCATCTTATGAACACCAGTTTTATGAtagtttttataataatattcaataCGAGGACAGAAAAAAACACTCAaacatttatgtatttaaagaaagaaaaaaaataaaaaattatgtagaAAAAATTCAAGATCCTTTATGGGTTCCCAAAGGAACGTGCAAGAG GTTTTTGGGACATTCCAATACTGCATGGGAAATGAAGGAATTAGCATTTTGGAATGATGACGTTATATTGGCTGCTTCTGATAATGGCGAGGTTTATTTTTGGAGTATAAAAGATG gaaaattattaaatgttaTAAGGAGTCAAGCGCGTCACGTAAATTGTGTTCAA gtacATCCACAAGGAACATGTTTAGCCACAAGTGGTcttgaaaattatataaaaatatggaaaccCCATGACACTGTTGAATTTgttttt gaCAAAAGTGTTGAACAAAGGTTGTCTGAAAACCAAAAACATATAGAATCGTCATACATgggttattataattttattaatttttcacCCGTTCTTCAAAA agcAAACGActatatgaattattttgACAGCATTTCTGACAACTCTGTTCAATAA